In Gemmobacter sp., the sequence TGTGGCCGACGCTGATCAACACCGCGCTGGGCGTGGCCAGCATCGACAAGGATCTGGTGAACGTCGGCCGCGTGCTGAAACTGGGCCTGTGGACGCGGATCGCCCGGCTGGTGCTGCCCTCGGCGCTGCCGCTGATCTTTACCGGGCTGCGGCTGTCGCTGGGCGTGGGCTGGATGGTGCTGATCGCGGCTGAAATGCTGTCGCAGAACCCCGGCCTTGGCAAATTCGTCTGGGACGAATTCCAGAACGGGTCATCCGACAGCCTGGCGCGGATCATGGTGGCGGTGCTGACCATCGGGATCATCGGCCTGCTGCTGGACCGCGTGATGGTCGCCATGCAGACCCTGCTGACCTTTCAGGGCCGGAGATAACCATGGGCGTGCTGGAGTTTCACAACGTCTTCAAGGGCTTTGGCGAAGGCACCACCCGGTCCGAGGTGCTGCGCAACATCAACCTGACGGTCGAGGAAGGCGAGTTTCTGGCGATCCTGGGGTTTTCCGGCACCGGGAAATCCACCCTGATCAACCTGATGGCCGGCCTGGCCACCCCCGACCGCGGCAGCGTGACCTTTCGCGGCGCGCCGGTTGTGGGGCCCGGGCCGGAACGGGGGCTGGTGTTCCAGTCGTATTCGCTGATGCCCTGGCTGACGGTTGCGGGCAATGTCGGGCTGGCCGTCGATGCGGTCCATGGCAAGAAACCCAAGGCGGACCGCGCCGCGATGGTGGCGAAATATGTTGCCATGGTGGGCCTCTCGCATGCGGCGAACCGCCGGCCCGCCGAACTGTCGGGCGGCATGCGCCAGCGGGTCTCGGTGGCCCGCGCGCTGGCGATGGAGCCCGAAGTCCTGCTGATGGACGAACCCTTGTCGGCGCTGGATGCCATGACGCGCGCCGATCTGGCCGATGAAATCGAACAGATCTGGCGCCGCGACCGGCGCACGGCCGTGCTGATCACCAATGACGTGGACGAGGCCATCGTGCTGGCCGACCGCATCGTCATCCTGAATCCCGATGGCTCGCTTGGCCGGGATTTCGCCGTGGCGCTGGACCGCCCGCGCAATCGCAACGCGCTGAACAACGATGCCACCTTTCAGCGCCTGCGCGCCATGATCACCGCCGAACTGATGGAGGTGGGGCTGTCTGCCAAGGCGGATTCCACCCGCCAGCTGCCTGCCGTGACCCCGCGCCATGCGCTGCCCAAGGCCTATGCGCAGGCGGCGGCCAGCCCGCTGGACGGCCGCTATCTGCACTATTCGCAACTGTCCAAGGTCTATGACACGCCCAAGGGCCCGCTGACCGTGGTCGAGAATTTTGACCTGAAGCTGAAAAAGGGCGAATTCGTCAGCCTGATCGGCCATTCCGGTTGCGGCAAGTCGACCGTGCTGTCGATGACGGCGGGCCTGACCGAGATTTCCTCGGGTGCGATCAAGCTGGACGGCTATGCGGTCGAGGGGGCGAACCCCGAACGCGCCGTCGTGTTCCAGTCGCCCAGCCTGTTTCCCTGGCTGACCGCGCGGGAAAACGTCGCGCTGGGGGTGGACCGGGTGTATCCGGCCGCCAGCCAGGCCGAACGGCAGGATGTGGTCGAATATTATCTGGAACGGGTGGGCCTGGGCGATGCGATGCACCGGCTGGCGGCCGACATGTCGAACGGCATGCGCCAGCGGGTGGGCATTGCCCGTGCCTTTGCCCTGTCGCCCAAGCTGCTGCTGCTGGATGAACCCTTTGGCATGCTGGACAGCCTGACGCGCTGGGAATTGCAGGACGTGCTGATGGAGGTCTGGTCGCGCACGCAGGTGACCGCCGTCTGCGTCACCCATGATGTCGACGAGGCGATCCTGCTGGCCGACCGCGTGGTGATGATGACGAACGGCCCCCGCGCCACCATCGGCCAGATCACCGAGGTGAAACTGCCCCGCCCCCGGTCGCGCCGCGCGATGCTGGATCACCCTGATTACTGGCACTACCGCGCCGAGATCCTGAACTTCCTGCACGACCATGCCCATGGGCCGGCCAAAAAGAAGGAAGCTGCATGATGACCAAGAAAAAGCTTGTGGTGATCGGGGCCGGCATGGCCAGCGGCCGGATGCTGGAACACCTGCTGGAAGGCGGCGACTGGGACGTGACCCTGTTCAACGCCGAACCGCGCGGCAACTACAACCGGCTGATGCTGTCGCCGGTGCTGTCGGGCGAAAAGACCTATGACCAGATCGTCACCCATGACGACGCCTGGTATGCCGAACGTGGCATCGACTGCCGCTTTGGCGAGCCGGTGGTGCGGATCGACCGTGACAACAAGGCGGTCTATTCCAATGCCGGTGGCGTGCCCTATGACGCGCTGGTGATTGCAACCGGATCGGCGCCCTTCATCGTCCCGGTGGCGGGCAAGGAACTGCCGGGGGTTTGCGCCTATCGCGATCTTGAAGATACCAACGCCATGATCGCGGCGGCAAAACCGGGATCCACGGCGGTGGTGATCGGTGGCGGCCTGCTGGGGCTGGAGGCGGCGGCGGGCATGGCCGCGCGCGGGGCATCGGTAACGGTGATCCACCTGATGGGCCATCTGATG encodes:
- a CDS encoding ABC transporter ATP-binding protein, which translates into the protein MGVLEFHNVFKGFGEGTTRSEVLRNINLTVEEGEFLAILGFSGTGKSTLINLMAGLATPDRGSVTFRGAPVVGPGPERGLVFQSYSLMPWLTVAGNVGLAVDAVHGKKPKADRAAMVAKYVAMVGLSHAANRRPAELSGGMRQRVSVARALAMEPEVLLMDEPLSALDAMTRADLADEIEQIWRRDRRTAVLITNDVDEAIVLADRIVILNPDGSLGRDFAVALDRPRNRNALNNDATFQRLRAMITAELMEVGLSAKADSTRQLPAVTPRHALPKAYAQAAASPLDGRYLHYSQLSKVYDTPKGPLTVVENFDLKLKKGEFVSLIGHSGCGKSTVLSMTAGLTEISSGAIKLDGYAVEGANPERAVVFQSPSLFPWLTARENVALGVDRVYPAASQAERQDVVEYYLERVGLGDAMHRLAADMSNGMRQRVGIARAFALSPKLLLLDEPFGMLDSLTRWELQDVLMEVWSRTQVTAVCVTHDVDEAILLADRVVMMTNGPRATIGQITEVKLPRPRSRRAMLDHPDYWHYRAEILNFLHDHAHGPAKKKEAA